DNA from Raphanus sativus cultivar WK10039 unplaced genomic scaffold, ASM80110v3 Scaffold2299, whole genome shotgun sequence:
AAATGTGATTGTTGACCATCAAGCTGATGTCTTTTTTGCTTCTCGTTCTGCAACAAAAGAGGTTATATGATGAATGTTTGAAATTTGACTATTTCTCATTTACTATGTATTTCTAAGTGAacttgatgttgttgttgttgtttatagGGTCTGAAATTAAATGGTAGAATGATGGGGAAACAAGTACTTTACGTTGCACGGCGTGGGAACAGGTAAGCATTTCCATTTTGTTTGAAATATTAAACTAGTACCTGTACTCActaatttgatttatatgtaatttattttcaCAGTCGAGAGATCATATGTGTTAGTGGTTTCAACAACGAAGTCAACATAGATGTTATCAAAGGGGAGATTCGTCGGAAATTCCGTCGACGTggaaaaatactaaatatattTCTTCCAGTCGAAGATAGCACTGGTTTAAGTCTTGGGTATGTTCTTAGTCATATTTGTGACTTTGTGAATTTTTCTTTCTAtgttgtaacttttttttttccttttctacaGGTTTGGGTATATATTCATTGATCTCAaagagaagaagtacaaggatttGATTGGTCACACCGAAATTACTGGACGAAAAGTTGAAATCAGAAGTGCTACACCTAAACTGTGCTACCGAGCTGAAATTGTAAGTGAATACataatatgaattttaattgTTTGAGAAATTCTATTCTTTAAACTTTCTGCactctattttctttttattattgatgCTATGTTTCATTCACTGAGATAAgcaagtttcctttttaatatttgcAGGAAGGTAAGCAGCAACCAGTCCTGGAAAAGGTAAATCATTACGCCTATTTGTTTGACTTTTAACTCATCTTTTCAGCCTTTGTACATACATGTCTAATCAGTTTTGAACTCGTTTCTTAAAAACAGGGAAGTGACGAAGAAAAAAAGATTGCTCTGAAAAAGGTAACTATTAAGCTAGTAAGATGTCTGAATGTAGTTCATAATCATTACGCCTATTTATTTGACTTCTAGGAAGATGGCTGGAAGTAGTTTATAATCATTACGCTTATTTATTTGACTTTTATACTTCTCCTTATTTCTGAAAAGAACTGTATCAGTTTTCAAAAGTTGAAGGATGTCAGTGTGATTTGTTTTTCCGCATCCCAATTCAATTTCATCTTATGTTTGTTACTGAGGAGTTCACTGCCATATATGTACTTGCAGACGCTATTACCTATACCGCCGAATTTACACAACTCGTGGGGGCCCCAAAAGAGATTCTCGTGGAGAAAGGATAAACCGGACTTAATTCCTGAGACTCCTGCACAAGTTGCATGTAAGTTACGAATATTGTATGTGAAAGTAGTAAGTGTTTCAAGTTGCAAAATCTGATTAATATTGTTTCTTTTCTGAAGCTGAGTGCTGGGCTATTGGCCTTCACAGAGGTCATTCAGCATCTTGTAAACAAGCAGGGATAAATGGACCAGTTCCTACAATCCCAGAGATTCTTGAGGGGGTTGATGCTGCTCATCAAGTATCAGGGGAAGGGATCCGCAGTTCTAAGCTTGCATCTACGTTCATGGAGCAGTATTGCAAGAAGATGGTTGTTCACAGGCGTCCTAGGGGTGGTGATGTGACGCTGTTTGAAGATTTTGAGAGATTTCTCATTGACATTGCGTCAAAAATACCTGTCATGGTGACCGTTGAGTGTGTTCCTGGTTTTCAGTCATTTGATGGACGGGTAAGCAACTTGTTTTATCTTGTTATTTTCGATtctagtttattattttatctgtTAATGCTAATATAAGagtatttatcttttttttactcTAAGGGAATATATCGACCAAATGACATAGATTGTTATTTGAGGACTTTCGAAAAGTTTCCTGTGCATTGTCTCTTCTTGACTGGAAGCGATATTGATGAGAATGGGATAGAGTATTTTCAACTCCAAGAGACTTGGGGAAAGAAGTATGGAGATGATGAGGGTTTCATTAAGATGGAAAGACACAAGTGCCTGATTAAATCAGTGGTTGTTTTCGAGGTAAACtttaatatacttatatttatattaacgtttggtattattaaaatagtatcgcttatattgatatatattatttcagcATTGAAGTGGAGGAGAGAGATCCTGGGCAAAGGGCGTTATTGTTCACTTCTTTTTCTAAGATGTTTATATTTCTTGCAAATTATCCAAACTTTGTTTTTGTGTTACAGAAAAAATCCAAACTTTGTTTTGTGACCAACTTTTGCTTTTTGTACCGTCAAAACATTGAGATAATTGAATCATCACTATCAGAATTAGTATCATCTATATGTTAAGTACACTTGAAACCCTTGTATTGTATCGTGCAAGATAAAGAAACAGCTTAACGAGTGAGCTGAAAAAAAATAGGGGTATCATCACACTATGAAGTAACCATATCATTACTAGGCCATATATTGGGGCTTCCAGTGTCCAACATAGATAATATTAATTCACATTACTGAATCTCGTATTAGAGATTCCGGCCCGTTATTGATTTAgaggaaaataaataataagaaaccCAAGTCCATCTAGGTTCTAGGGAAGCCCACTAAAGTGCAGTCTCCAATCTATATTATAATGCCGGAGTATCACTCCCACCAAAGTGCCACGTgtcattttctaaaaaatggGCTGTCTTTTTGGTTTGGGCTTTTAACATGTGTTTCACTTTGTATGTTCTGTCTTTTTAATTTTGTGTGTTCTGGCCCATCGTTACCTTAGGGTTTGTcgattagatttttttttcctgatcGCTCTCGatccctcttcctcttcctcttccgttCTTCTTCAGTTATGGTATTTATTAACACTCAACTGGGCACTTCTTCTGTCGACGAAACGATTCGGTCTTCCGCTTCTCCAATCCTCATTTATATAGAGCTCTCAGGTTAGCTCCCAACCCTTTTCTCTTCATTTCTCATAACATCGTTTACACCATTTTGATACTCTTGCAAAAATGACTTCACCAGCTGTTTTCGCCGCCGTCCCTGCCGTCGCTCCCGTCTCCGTCGTCACCGCCGTCTCCGCAAACGCTGCCGtttccgccgccgccgccgtcccCTACACCACCTTCGACTCACTCCGACTTGGCAGGACCGGTCTTTGGTCGATAGACTCATCCGATTCTGGACTCGAATCGAATCTGCAGCTGATTCTTTTGTTAGCCGCAGCCATGGTAACTTGCTTAAGCTTCTCACTTCATCTCTTCGCACGAATCGTACTTCTGATTTTCTTATTCTGCGTTGGTTCCGGTTAAGAATCAAGGACAGGTTTCGGAATCTGGAGAGCCGAAACTTGAATCCTCTCATCCGCAAGCTATGGATGCGGAGATATCTCCTGAAGCCGACACAAACCCTGAAGCAGATGTCTTGGCGACTCCTACAATAGCAGGTTTGGTGGTCTATCTCACGATTTTGTCGGATTAATTATGGCCTGAAATTTTGTTGTGAGTGTTGATAGTATTGTACAGTTTGACTTCAAACTTGTGTTACTTCTGTATAACGATTACCTTTTGGAACCAAAATCTGCCGTTTCATAGATTAGgttttcattcttcttctttgaccCTTCAAATCCGTCTCTGATTTTTCATGTCTGCAAAAACACGTCTCTTTCTTCTTAATCAGTGGATGCACATATTCTTTCacttatgtttaatattttcgTCGGGTCTGTATGCAGAGTCGAATTTATATAGCTTTGGTCTTTCTTTCAGGAAGTTGATTGGCCACAAAAAAGGGTTTGATCAAATggttggaggaggaggagggtttCTACCGTGggcctctttttttttttgagcaacattCTCAGCTCTTATGACCATGGTTCGTCAGTTCTCATCCTACATACACTTTCTCAgagatgtttttttctttattttcttttggttaacaCTACTATGGGAGACAAATGAGTAAGTTCAAAGACTGACTTATTGTAGCTTTCGGTGGTTGATTTGATAATTTGAGCAGGATGCGTCTTGCCCACCAGGGTTAGCAGCAAGTCTTCGCATCTTGATACTCCCTGTCTCTCATCTCATACCGTGATTTGGTGGGTGTTGCCTACACAGAGGAAGAGGCAAAGACAATGGCTGCTGAGATCGAGGTTGTTGACGGACCAAATGATGAAGGTAAGATGTTCCCCCGGCCTGGTGAACACAGTGACTGCCTTCCTCAACCTTACTCCAATGAGTCAGCTGCAAGGTTCGCCAATAGATGAGCGTATCCACCTGACCTAAGCTTATAACTAAGGTTTATGCTGTTCTTTCACCTCAATTTGTATACTTGTAAGAGAAGTC
Protein-coding regions in this window:
- the LOC130494770 gene encoding uncharacterized protein LOC130494770, with product MVFINTQLGTSSVDETIRSSASPILIYIELSAVFAAVPAVAPVSVVTAVSANAAVSAAAAVPYTTFDSLRLGRTGLWSIDSSDSGLESNLQLILLLAAAMNQGQVSESGEPKLESSHPQAMDAEISPEADTNPEADVLATPTIAGS
- the LOC130505467 gene encoding uncharacterized protein LOC130505467, with translation MSSQSAEPSGKKKKRKARTKHEDEDEDDEKKRKLNPSYSPTMWKSSSSESEYEGLYLENQLGVSKLPGNATEEDVLEFFNRTPVKVKLIDVFNKKNVIVDHQADVFFASRSATKEGLKLNGRMMGKQVLYVARRGNSREIICVSGFNNEVNIDVIKGEIRRKFRRRGKILNIFLPVEDSTGLSLGFGYIFIDLKEKKYKDLIGHTEITGRKVEIRSATPKLCYRAEIEGKQQPVLEKGSDEEKKIALKKTLLPIPPNLHNSWGPQKRFSWRKDKPDLIPETPAQVASECWAIGLHRGHSASCKQAGINGPVPTIPEILEGVDAAHQVSGEGIRSSKLASTFMEQYCKKMVVHRRPRGGDVTLFEDFERFLIDIASKIPVMVTVECVPGFQSFDGRGIYRPNDIDCYLRTFEKFPVHCLFLTGSDIDENGIEYFQLQETWGKKYGDDEGFIKMERHKCLIKSVVVFEH